In the genome of Achromobacter sp. MFA1 R4, the window GGTAATCGCGTGGCGGTTGGGCAGGTTGGTCAGCATGTCGGTGTTGGCGAGCACGCGCAGGCGCTCCTGCGCCTGGCGTTCCTCGGTGATGTCGGTGCCCGAGCAGATCAGGTAGACCCGCTTTTCGCCGCTGCCGCTGGTGACGAACTTGTTGCGGAACAGGAACAGGCGCGGCCCCTTGACCGTGTTGATGGTGCGCTCGACCTCGTACGACTGGCCCCGCTTGTAGAACTCGGCGATATTGCGGCGCGACGCGACGGCCTCTTCGCGCGTCATGAACATATCGAAGACGCTGCGGCCCACGATGTCCTGTTCGCGCTTGCCGGTGTATTCCTCGCAGAGCTTGTTGAAGCGCTGCACGCGGCCGTTTTGGTCCACGATGGCGATGACCGAATTGGCTTCGGACACGACCGTTTCCGCGAACGACAGGCCTTCGACGAGGTCCTTGGCGACGGAATCGGTGTCGGTGTAGGCGGACGCGGTGCCGGCCCATTCGTTGGGGTTGATCTTGCGGCCGACCAGGTGCAGATGCAGCAGGTCGCCATACAGCATGATGTCGATGCGCACGCTGGACGTGATGCCCGTCAGGCTGCGCACCGCATCGGCCTGGTCCGGCCGCAGGGCCATCGCGATATTGGTGGCGCCTTTGACCGCGGCGAGCTCAATGGCATCGCTATCGGCGGACAAGCGCCAATAAGGGCTATACGTACCGAAATGCGTATGCAGGATCGACTTTTCGTCCTGGTTCTCAGTCATTGGTATCCCCCCCGCCGTCCTAAGGCCCGCAAAGCACATTACGGGCTACTGAATTTGGGGTCAACCACCTCCGCGGTACGTTCCGAGGCGATTATTGCGATTTATTGCATAGCGGTCGGCCCGGGTATTGCAACTCTCTGAAATACAGGATTTATCCCGGCGCGCGGACGGCGGACGGGGAACCGATTATTTCGGTTCTTTTCCGTTGCCATAAAAACGACAACGCCGGAAATCCGTGTCGGATCTCCGGCGCAAGGTGGAAATGGCGCGCAACGCGCCGGACGGGGCGGCTTACTCGCCCTTGACGCCGGCTTCGTCGATCACCTTGGTCCAGCGGGCCACCTCGGCCGACACGCGCGCGCCGGCGTCGGCGGGCGTGGTCCAGGTGGCGACGGCGCCCTGGTTCAGCAGCGATGCCTTCACCTCGGGCTTGGCCAGGATCTTCTTGAGCTCGGCGTTGAGCCGCTCGATGACCGGCGCGGGGGTGTTGGCGGGCGCCACGATGCCGAACATCGAGCTGACCTCGAAGTCCTTCAGGCCGGCTTCGGCCGCGGTGGGCACGTCGGGCAGCGCATCGACGCGCTGCGGCGAGGTCACCGCCAGCGCGCGCAGCTTGCCGGCCTTGATGTTGGCCTGCGCCGCAGGCACGGTCTCGATCATGCTGAGCACCTGTCCGCCCATCAGGTCGGTCATCGCGGGGCCGCTGCCCTTGTAGGGCACGTGCAGGATGTCGACGCCCGCGGTGCGCTTGAACATTTCGCCGGCCAGATGCTGCGGCGAACCGTTGCCGGCCGAGGCCATGGTCACGTAGCCGGGCTTGGACTTGGCCAGCGCGATGAATTCGGACAGCGTCTTGGCCTGCACCGAGGGATTCACCACGAATACCAGCGGCACCGTGCCCACGATGGCCACCGGCGCGAAGCTCTTTTCCACGTCGTAGGTGACGCGGCCGCGGTACAGCGCCGCGTTGATGGAGTGGCTGGTCAGCGCACCCATCAGCAGCGTGTAGCCGTCGGGCTGGGCCTTGGCCACCTGGTCGGCGCCGATGTTGCCGGCGGCGCCGGCCCGGTTCTCGACCACCACGGTCTGGCCCAGCGCGCCGGTCAGTTCCTGCGCGAGCACGCGGCCGATCACGTCGGTGGCGCCCCCGGGCGGATACGGCACGATGAGGCGCACGGGCTTGTCGGGATAGGCGTCGGCGGACAACGCCGGGGCGGACATGCCGGCGCACAGGGCCAGCAGGGAAAAGAGCACGGCGCGGCGCGGCCGCAGACGCAGGTCTGACATATCAGTCTCTCCAGCCGGGATGGGTATAGGAATGATCGGACGCCCGGTTCGTCAACCGCGCCAGTGTAGGGGGCCAAGCTTGATTGAAGAATCGCCATTTTTCTATCGACTGATCTTCCAGGCAGATCAATCCCAACCCGCTGGATAAACCGCTTGCGGGCCTCGCCACGGGCTGGATATGATGTCGGCCCAGGATTATCAATAATATTATCGGGACTGAAAATGACGGACGAGACCAAGGGCGGCAAGCCCGCCAAGGGCCCCTTTGACAGCGACGGCGCCACCGCGCAGGGCGTCGCCCGCGGGCTCACGAACTACGGCGACAAGGGCTTTTCGCTGTTCCTGCGCAAGGCCTTCATCAAGGGCGCCGGCCTGTCGGACGACGCGCTGGCCCGTCCCATCATCGGCATCGTCAACACCGGCAGCAGCTACAACCCCTGCCACGGCAACGCCCCGCAGCTCATCGAGGCGGTCAAGCGCGGCGTCATGCTGGCGGGCGGCCTGCCGATGGACTTCCCGACCATCTCGGTGCACGAAAGCTTCTCGCAGCCCACCAGCATGTACCTGCGCAACCTGATGTCCATGGACACCGAGGAGATGATCCGCGCGCAGCCCATGGACGCGGTCGTGCTGATCGGCGGCTGCGACAAGACCGTGCCGGCGCAACTGATGGGCGCCGCCTCGGCCGGCGTGCCCGCCATCCAGCTCGTCACCGGCTCGATGCTGACCGGCTCGCACCGCGGCGAGCGCGTGGGCGCCTGCACCGACTGCCGCCGCTACTGGGGCCGCTACCGCGCCGAGGAAATCGACGCCGTCGAGATCGCCGACGTCAACAACCAGCTCGTCGCCAGCGTGGGCACCTGTTCCGTGATGGGCACGGCCAGCACCATGGCCTGCATCACCGAGGCCCTGGGCATGATGGTGGCGGGCGGCGCGTCCGCCCCGGCCGTCACCGCCGACCGCGTGCGCGTGGCCGAGCGCACCGGCGCCACGGCCGTCGCCATGGCGGCGTCGCGCCTGACGCCCGACCGCATCCTGACCGGCAAATCCATCGAGAACGCCCTGCGCGTGCTGCTCGCCATCGGCGGATCCACCAACGGCATCGTCCACCTGACCGCCATCGCCGGCCGCCTGGGCATCGACATCGACCTGGCGGGCCTGGACCGCATCAGCCGCGAGACGCCCGTGCTGGTCGACCTGAAGCCCTCGGGCCAGCACTATATGGAAGACTTCCACGACGCGGGCGGCATGCCTGCCCTGCTGCGCGAGCTGCGCCCCTTCCTGCACCTGGACGCGCTGACGGTATCCGGCCGCACGCTGGGCGAAGAACTGGACGACGCGCCCCCGCCTTTCAAGCAGGACGTCATCCGCACCGCCGCCGCACCCATCTATCCGGTGGGCGGCCTGGCCGTGCTGCGCGGCAACCTGGCCCCCGGCGGCGCCATCATCAAGCAGTCGGCGGCCAATCCCGACCTGATGGAGCACGAAGGCCGCGCCGTGGTGTTCGAGGACGCCGAGGACATGGCGCGCCGCATCGACGACGACGCGCTGGACGTGACCGCCGACGATATCCTGGTGCTCAAGCGCATCGGACCCACCGGCGCGCCGGGCATGCCCGAAGCGGGCTACATGCCCATTCCCAAGAAGCTGGCGCGCGCCGGCGTCAAGGACATGGTGCGGATCTCGGACGGCCGCATGAGCGGCACCGCGGCCGGCACCATCGTGCTGCACGTGACGCCCGAGGCCGCCATCGGCGGACCGCTGGCCTACGTGCAGAATGGCGACCGCATCCGCCTGTCGGTGGCCCGGCGCGAGATCGCGCTGCTGGTCGATGACGCCGAACTGGCCCGCCGCGCCGCCGCCCAGCCCATTACCCGGCCCGCCGCCGACCGTGGCTACCGCAAGCTGTTCCTGCAGTCCGTGACGCAGGCCGACCAGGGCGTCGACTTCGACTTCCTGCGCGCGGGCGTCACGCACGACACCGTTCCCAAGAAGTAAGCCATTTTCAGTAAGCCATTCTCGACACGCCCTGCCTAGCCATGAACGCCATCACGCCCGCCGCCCTGCAGGAACCCGCCGCCGACGCCGTCCAGGCGGCCGTGGCCGCGCTGGAAGAAGACATCGTCTTCGGCCGGCTGCACCCCCGCGAACGCCTGACCGAAGACGAGCTCATGGCCCGCTTCGGCATGAAGCGGCATGCGGTGCGCCAGGTGCTGGTCGACCTGGAACTGCTGGGCGTGGTCGAGAAGAAGCGCAATGTCGGCGCGGTGGTGCGCGCGTTTTCGGTGCGCGAGGTGATGGAGTTGTACGCGCTGCGCGAAGTGCTGGAAGTGCACGCCGCCCGCCAGATGCCGCTGCCCGTGCCCGAAGCGCGGCTGGCCGCGCTGGTGGCGGTGCAGCGCGAGCACGACGCGGCGGTGGCCGCGGGCGACGCGCGCCGCGTGTTCCGCAGCAACCAGCGCTTTCACCGCGAATTCTTCGGGCTGCTGGACAACGCGGTGCTGGGCCAGGCCATCGAGGAATACGCGCGCCGCACCCACCCGATCCGCTTCGGCTCGCTGGTGACGGCGGGCCATCGCGAACGCGCGCGCCAGGAGCACTGGACGATGATCCAGGCCTTGCGCGACGGCGACCGGCAGGCGCTGATGACGGTCTGCCGCGACCACCTGATCCCCTCGCGCGACGCCTATCTGGCGTCGCAGCAGGCGTACGCCCAGACCCACGGGGCGACCCTCGCCGCCAGCGCCGCCTTCTGACATCGGCGCAACACCGCGCGCCCGCGCCGGCAACAATTTGACAAGACCCGCCCCGAATCGGTAATAATAACAATTACTATTTCCCGTAATTCGCATGAGCAGTTGGCCCGCCTCGGCCTGCGAGGCGCCGGCGGCTTGATCAAAAGGTTGGATCTTGAGTACGCCGGGATGCGCCTTCCCCTCCTCCATCGAAACGCTCTATAGCGACCACCACTCGTGGCTGCGCGGCTGGTTGCGCCGTCGCCTGGGCAACGCCGACCAGGCCGAAGACCTGGCCCACGACACCTTCATCCGCCTCTTGAGCAGCGAACGCGTCCCGGCCACGCTGGCCGAACCGCGCGCCTTCCTCACCACCGTGGCCCAGCATCTCGTGTCCAACCACTGGCGCCGCGAAAAGCTGGAGCGCGCGTACCTCGAGGCGCTGGCCCAGGCGCCGCAGGCGGTGTACTGGTCGCCCGAAGACCGGGCCATCGTGCTGGAAACGCTGCTGGAGCTGGACCGCCTGCTCGACGGCCTGCCGGCCCTGGTGCGGCGCGCCTTCCTGCTGTCGCAACTGGAGGGGCGCACCCATGCCCAGGTGGCCGAGACGCTGGGCATCTCCATCCCCACGGTCAAGCGTTACCTCGTCAAGGCCCTGCAGCGCTGCTGCTTTGCCGACCTTTCCTTTACCGGATGACCCGCATGGCCGCCTCGCCCTGGTACCGGACCACGCGCGATGCCGGCGCCCTGTCGCCCGCCGTGGCGCAACGCGCGCTGGAATGGCTGGTGGAACTGCAGGGCGACGCGGTCGCGCCGGAGACGGTGCGCGAATGGGCGTCCTGGCGCGCCGCGCACCCGGACCATGAACGGGCCTGGCTGCGCATCGAATCCGTCCAGGGCACGCTGCAGCCGCTCGCCGGCGCGGCCGGCGCCGCCATCGCGCAGGCCGCGCTTGCCGCGCCTGCCTGTGCGCAGCGCCGCCGCGCGCTGAAGGCCATGAGCGTCCTGGCGATCACGAGCGGCGCGGCGTGGGGCGTCGGCCAGGTCACGCCCTGGCGCGAATGGACAGCGGACCACCGCAGCGCCGTGGGCGAACGCCGCCGCCTGACCCTGCCGGACGGCACGCGCGTCGTGCTGAACACGGACAGCGCCATCGACGTGCGCTACGACGCCCTGCAACGCCGCGTGGCGCTCATCGCGGGCGAGATCCTGATCGCGACCGCGCCCGACACGGCCGCGCCGGCGCGCCCCTTCCTCGTCGAAACCCCCCATGGCACGGCGCGCGCGCTGGGCACCGAATACACCGTGCGGCTGCTGGGCGCATCGACCGAGGTCAGCGTCTTCCAGGGCGCGGTCCAGATCCAGCCGCGCAACGGCGCCAACCCCGGACTGACCCTGCAGGCGGGCCTGCGCGCGCACTATTGGGCGCGCGGCGTCGACCAGCCGGCCGCGGCCGAGGAAAACCAGATCGCCTGGAAGGACGGCTTCATCGTCGCGCGCGGCATGCGGCTCGATGACTTCATCGCCGAGCTGGGACGGTATTGCCGGGACACGCTCAGTTGCGATGCCGCCATCTCGGGTCTTCGGCTGTCGGGCTCGTTTCCCGTCAACGACGTGGACAAGGTGCTGGCCGCGCTCAGCGCCACCCTGAACATCCGCGTGCAAGCGGAAACCCGCCTGTGGCGCGGGCGGCGCCTGCACCTGATCGCCGGACCCGAGGCGGCACGCCCATCGGCACTGTTACAAAAAAGCTGATCCGTTTTGCGATCTGGGGGGTCATGACAGGTGAGCACACAGCAACCTCACCTCTCTGAAAGGCCAGTACATGACCCACGTCCGGGCGCCCAAGCGCCAGTCCCCTCGATTCCTGCGGCGCGCCGCCACGGCGCGCCTGGCCGGACGCATTGCCACCGCCTCGCTGCTGGCGGCGCCGGTCCTCGGCGTTCCAACCGCGGCCCACGCGCAGGCCGCCGCGACCCGCAGCTATGACATTCCCGCGGGCACGCTCGAGGACGCGCTGGGCCGCTACGGGCGCGAAGCCGGCATCGTGCTGTCGTTCCGGCCCGATGTGACCGCCGGCCTGCAAAGCAACGGCCTGCGGGGCAACTACGGCGTGCGCGGCGGACTGGACGCGCTGCTGGCCGGCACCGGCATCCGGGTGCTGCCGCAGGCGAACGGCAGCTATGTGCTGGACCGTCCCGCAGGCGCGGGGATCGCGACCACGCAACTGCCCGCCGTGACGGTGACCGCCTCGGCCGCCGATCCCGCCCTGCCCGCGCCCTTTGCGGGCGGCCAGGTGGCGCGCGGCGGCGGCCTGGGCGTGCTGGGCACGGCCGACATCATGGACACGCCGTTCAGCACCACCAATTACACCGCGCAGATGATCGAGAACCAGCAGGCCCGCACGCTGGCCGACGTGGTGATCAACGAGTCGTCGGTGCGCACCACGACCTCCAGCGGCGGCTTTTCCGACGAGTTCCAGATCCGCGGCTCTTCCGTGTCCGCCGGCGACGTGGGCCTGAACGGCCTGTACGGCCTGGCCTCCGCCAGCCGCATGCCCGCCGCCATGATGGAGCGCGTCGAAGTCCTGAAGGGCCCCGGCACGCTGATGAACGGCATCGGCCCCAGCGGCAGCATCGGCGGCGGCATCAACATCGTCACCAAGCGCGCCGGCGACGAGCCCCTGACCCGGCTGACCACCACGTACCAGAGCAAGTCGCAGCTGGGCGGCCAGCTCGACATGGGCCGGCGCTTTGGCGAGAACAATGAATGGGGCATCCG includes:
- a CDS encoding tripartite tricarboxylate transporter substrate binding protein encodes the protein MSDLRLRPRRAVLFSLLALCAGMSAPALSADAYPDKPVRLIVPYPPGGATDVIGRVLAQELTGALGQTVVVENRAGAAGNIGADQVAKAQPDGYTLLMGALTSHSINAALYRGRVTYDVEKSFAPVAIVGTVPLVFVVNPSVQAKTLSEFIALAKSKPGYVTMASAGNGSPQHLAGEMFKRTAGVDILHVPYKGSGPAMTDLMGGQVLSMIETVPAAQANIKAGKLRALAVTSPQRVDALPDVPTAAEAGLKDFEVSSMFGIVAPANTPAPVIERLNAELKKILAKPEVKASLLNQGAVATWTTPADAGARVSAEVARWTKVIDEAGVKGE
- a CDS encoding IlvD/Edd family dehydratase; translated protein: MTDETKGGKPAKGPFDSDGATAQGVARGLTNYGDKGFSLFLRKAFIKGAGLSDDALARPIIGIVNTGSSYNPCHGNAPQLIEAVKRGVMLAGGLPMDFPTISVHESFSQPTSMYLRNLMSMDTEEMIRAQPMDAVVLIGGCDKTVPAQLMGAASAGVPAIQLVTGSMLTGSHRGERVGACTDCRRYWGRYRAEEIDAVEIADVNNQLVASVGTCSVMGTASTMACITEALGMMVAGGASAPAVTADRVRVAERTGATAVAMAASRLTPDRILTGKSIENALRVLLAIGGSTNGIVHLTAIAGRLGIDIDLAGLDRISRETPVLVDLKPSGQHYMEDFHDAGGMPALLRELRPFLHLDALTVSGRTLGEELDDAPPPFKQDVIRTAAAPIYPVGGLAVLRGNLAPGGAIIKQSAANPDLMEHEGRAVVFEDAEDMARRIDDDALDVTADDILVLKRIGPTGAPGMPEAGYMPIPKKLARAGVKDMVRISDGRMSGTAAGTIVLHVTPEAAIGGPLAYVQNGDRIRLSVARREIALLVDDAELARRAAAQPITRPAADRGYRKLFLQSVTQADQGVDFDFLRAGVTHDTVPKK
- a CDS encoding GntR family transcriptional regulator, whose protein sequence is MNAITPAALQEPAADAVQAAVAALEEDIVFGRLHPRERLTEDELMARFGMKRHAVRQVLVDLELLGVVEKKRNVGAVVRAFSVREVMELYALREVLEVHAARQMPLPVPEARLAALVAVQREHDAAVAAGDARRVFRSNQRFHREFFGLLDNAVLGQAIEEYARRTHPIRFGSLVTAGHRERARQEHWTMIQALRDGDRQALMTVCRDHLIPSRDAYLASQQAYAQTHGATLAASAAF
- a CDS encoding sigma-70 family RNA polymerase sigma factor yields the protein MSTPGCAFPSSIETLYSDHHSWLRGWLRRRLGNADQAEDLAHDTFIRLLSSERVPATLAEPRAFLTTVAQHLVSNHWRREKLERAYLEALAQAPQAVYWSPEDRAIVLETLLELDRLLDGLPALVRRAFLLSQLEGRTHAQVAETLGISIPTVKRYLVKALQRCCFADLSFTG
- a CDS encoding FecR domain-containing protein, giving the protein MAASPWYRTTRDAGALSPAVAQRALEWLVELQGDAVAPETVREWASWRAAHPDHERAWLRIESVQGTLQPLAGAAGAAIAQAALAAPACAQRRRALKAMSVLAITSGAAWGVGQVTPWREWTADHRSAVGERRRLTLPDGTRVVLNTDSAIDVRYDALQRRVALIAGEILIATAPDTAAPARPFLVETPHGTARALGTEYTVRLLGASTEVSVFQGAVQIQPRNGANPGLTLQAGLRAHYWARGVDQPAAAEENQIAWKDGFIVARGMRLDDFIAELGRYCRDTLSCDAAISGLRLSGSFPVNDVDKVLAALSATLNIRVQAETRLWRGRRLHLIAGPEAARPSALLQKS